In Paenarthrobacter sp. GOM3, a single window of DNA contains:
- a CDS encoding MBL fold metallo-hydrolase: MNAETNPTIDRVVTSGTFSLDGGTWDVDNNVWIIGDADECIVIDPAHDPAAIVEAVNGRAVKAILLTHGHDDHIRYAGEFRELTNAPVYLHKDDWMLWHDVFPGTDPDNPIADGDTFTVAGATLEAIHTPGHSPGSVSFHLPSEGTLFSGDTLFQGGPGATGRSYSDFPTIIESIRTRLLSLPGDTVVRTGHGDTTTIGSESPHLDEWIARGH; the protein is encoded by the coding sequence GTGAACGCCGAAACCAACCCCACGATCGATCGCGTCGTAACGTCCGGCACCTTCTCCCTCGACGGCGGCACGTGGGATGTGGACAACAACGTGTGGATCATCGGTGACGCCGACGAGTGCATCGTCATCGATCCCGCCCACGATCCCGCCGCGATTGTCGAAGCCGTGAACGGCCGCGCAGTGAAAGCCATCCTGCTCACTCACGGCCACGACGACCACATCCGCTATGCCGGCGAATTCCGGGAACTCACCAACGCGCCGGTCTACCTTCACAAGGACGACTGGATGCTCTGGCACGATGTCTTCCCGGGGACCGATCCTGACAACCCAATCGCTGACGGAGATACCTTCACCGTCGCCGGGGCAACCCTGGAAGCCATCCACACACCCGGCCACTCGCCGGGTTCGGTCTCATTCCACCTCCCCAGCGAGGGAACGCTCTTCAGCGGCGATACCCTTTTCCAGGGCGGCCCGGGTGCCACCGGACGGTCCTACAGCGACTTCCCCACCATCATTGAATCCATCCGGACCAGGCTGCTGTCCCTGCCCGGGGATACAGTGGTCCGCACAGGACACGGGGATACAACCACCATCGGCTCTGAGAGCCCGCACCTGGACGAATGGATTGCCCGCGGACACTAG